A single Oryctolagus cuniculus chromosome 18, mOryCun1.1, whole genome shotgun sequence DNA region contains:
- the CA7 gene encoding carbonic anhydrase 7, producing the protein MTGHHGWGYGQDDGPSHWHKLYPIAQGDRQSPINIVSSQAVYSPGLQPLELSYEACTSLSIANNGHSVQVDFNDSDDRTVVTGGPLEGPYRLKQFHFHWGKRRDAGSEHTVDGKSFPSELHLVHWNARKYSTFGEAASAPDGLAVVGVFLETGNEHPSMNRLTDALYMVRFKGTKAQFSCFNPKCLLPSSRHYWTYPGSLTTPPLSESVTWIVLREPISISERQMEKFRSLLFTSEDDERVHMVNNFRPPQPLRGRVVKASFRA; encoded by the exons ATGACCGGCCACCACGGCTGGGGCTACGGCCAGGACGACG GCCCCTCGCATTGGCACAAGCTGTATCCCATTGCCCAGGGAGACCGCCAGTCCCCCATCAACATCGTCTCCAGCCAGGCTGTATACTCACCCGGCCTGCAGCCGCTGGAGCTCTCCTATGAGGCCTGCACGTCCCTCAGTATTGCCAATAACGGCCACTCTGTCCAAGTGGACTTCAATGACAGCGACGACCGAACCG TGGTGACGGGGGGCCCCCTGGAAGGGCCCTACCGCCTCAAGCAGTTCCACTTCCACTGGGGCAAGAGGCGCGATGCAGGCTCGGAGCACACCGTGGACGGCAAGTCGTTCCCCAGCGAG CTGCACCTGGTGCACTGGAACGCCAGGAAGTACAGCACTTTTGGGGAGGCAGCCTCAGCCCCGGATGGCCTCGCTGTGGTTGGTGTTTTCTTGGAG ACGGGGAATGAGCACCCCAGCATGAACCGCCTGACAGATGCGCTCTACATGGTTCGGTTCAAG GGCACCAAGGCCCAGTTCAGTTGCTTCAACCCCAAGTGCCTCCTGCCCTCCAGCCGGCACTACTGGACCTACCCaggctccctgaccacacccccGCTCAGCGAGAGTGTCACCTGGATTGTGCTCCGGGAGCCCATCAGCATCTCTGAGAGGCAG ATGGAGAAGTTCCGGAGCCTCCTTTTTACCTCGGAGGACGATGAGAGGGTCCACATGGTGAACAACTTCCGGCCGCCACAGCCACTCAGGGGCCGTGTGGTCAAGGCCTCCTTCCGGGCctga
- the PDP2 gene encoding pyruvate dehydrogenase [acetyl-transferring]-phosphatase 2, mitochondrial — MSGTVSSRILSSARKSVATWQGGRRLYSRYVLQRSLRGRFFSQAPPTLQSKFPAGGFALQKACRHTSTEEEDFHLQLGPEQVNEVLRASELTHKILNLNSGAPNSVLRFESNQLAANSPVEDRRGVASCLQTDGLMFGVFDGHGGPACAQAVSERLFYYVAVSLMSYQTLEQMEGAMENMKPVLPILQWLKHPGDSIYKNVTSVHLDHLRVYWQELLDLHMEMGPSIEEALIHSFQRLDSDISLEIQAPLEDEMAKNLSLQVAFSGATACMAHINGLHLHVANAGDCRAILGVQEDNGRWSCLPLTRDHNAWNEAELSRLKREHPESEGRTIVVDDRLLGILLPCRAFGDVQLKWSPELQRSVLGRGFDTEALNIYQFTPPHYHTPPYLTAKPEVTYHKLRPQDKFLVLASDGLWDVLSNEDVVRLVVGHLADVGRHKPDLAQGRTNLGLMQSLLLQRKASGLPAADRNAATHLIRHALGSNEYGEMEPERLTAMLTLPEDLARMYRDDITVTVVYFNSDSIDAYYRGG; from the coding sequence ATGTCGGGTACGGTGTCCTCCCGGATCTTAAGTTCCGCCAGGAAGAGCGTTGCCACGTGGCAAGGGGGCAGACGTTTGTATTCAAGATATGTCCTGCAGAGGAGTCTGAGAGGGAGGTTCTTTTCCCAGGCGCCACCCACCTTACAAAGCAAATTCCCGGCTGGTGGCTTTGCCCTGCAGAAAGCCTGCAGACACACGTCGACGGAGGAAGAGGATTTCCACTTGCAGCTCGGCCCCGAGCAGGTAAATGAAGTGCTTCGGGCCAGCGAGTTGACCCACAAGATTCTCAACCTCAACAGCGGAGCCCCGAATTCAGTGTTGCGATTTGAAAGCAACCAGCTGGCTGCCAATTCCCCCGTGGAGGACCGGCGAGGCGTGGCCTCCTGCCTGCAGACCGACGGACTGATGTTCGGGGTCTTCGATGGACATGGTGGTCCCGCATGCGCACAAGCCGTGAGCGAGAGACTCTTCTACTATGTGGCGGTGTCCCTGATGTCCTATCAGACCCTGGAGCAGATGGAGGGAGCCATGGAAAACATGAAGCCCGTGCTACCCATCCTGCAGTGGCTGAAGCACCCAGGGGACAGCATCTACAAGAATGTCACCTCGGTGCACCTCGACCACCTCCGCGTCTACTGGCAGGAACTGCTTGACCTGCACATGGAAATGGGACCGAGCATCGAAGAGGCATTGATACACTCCTTCCAAAGACTGGATTCTGACATCTCGCTGGAAATCCAGGCCCCCCTGGAGGACGAGATGGCCAAGAACTTGTCGCTCCAGGTCGCCTTCTCTGGGGCAACAGCCTGCATGGCCCACATCAACGGCCTGCACTTGCATGTGGCAAACGCCGGTGACTGCCGGGCCATCCTGGGTGTGCAGGAGGACAACGGCAGGTGGTCTTGTCTGCCCCTTACCCGTGACCACAATGCCTGGAACGAGGCCGAGCTGTCCCGGCTGAAGAGGGAGCACCCCGAGTCAGAGGGCAGGACGATCGTCGTAGATGACAGGCTGCTAGGCATcctgctgccctgcagggccTTCGGGGACGTTCAGCTCAAGTGGAGCCCGGAGCTGCAGCGCAGCGTCCTGGGGAGGGGCTTCGACACAGAGGCCCTCAACATTTACCAGTTCACGCCCCCCCACTACCACACGCCGCCCTACCTGACTGCCAAGCCCGAGGTCACGTACCACAAGCTGAGGCCCCAGGACAAGTTCCTCGTGCTGGCCTCCGATGGCCTGTGGGACGTGCTGAGCAACGAGGACGTGGTGAGGCTGGTGGTGGGGCACCTGGCCGACGTGGGTCGGCACAAGCCAGACCTGGCCCAGGGACGCACCAACCTGGGGCTCATGCAGAGCCTGCTGCTGCAGAGGAAAGCCAGCGGGCTCCCCGCGGCCGACCGAAATGCGGCCACGCATCTGATCAGACACGCCCTGGGCAGTAATGAATACGGCGAGATGGAGCCGGAGCGGCTGACGGCCATGCTGACGCTGCCGGAGGACCTGGCGCGGATGTACCGGGATGACATCACTGTCACTGTGGTCTATTTTAACTCAGACTCCATTGATGCTTATTACCGGGGCGGTTAA